In Desulfobacterales bacterium, the genomic stretch CCACTAACTTAAGGGGGCGCTATGGCATATATTACCAGGAAGAAGATTAAAGGCATCACCTATTATTATGCGGAAGAAAGCGAGAGGCGAGACGGCAAGTCTCGAAGAAAATGGCAAAAATATTTAGGACCTTTGCACAAAATCATTGAAGCGGTAGAGGGAGAACCATTAAAGCCGGATTATGCAGAGATTTTCCAGCTCGGCGGCCCGGCAGCCTATTTAAATACGTCCGAACAGATAAAGATGATACAAACCCTCGACAGTGTCCTCCCTAAACGGAACCAAGGACCATCAATTGGATTCTATTTGACGCTGGCCGCGATAAATCGGGGAATTGACGCAGTGAGTAAACGATCGATGTGGCCCTGGTTCCAGGATACAATTCTGTTTCGTGCGTTTCCTGAAGTCAACAAGGCCTCTCTGAGTTCGCAGCGGTTTTGGGACAACATGTCTGCGATTACAGAAGATAAAATAAAATGCGCTTGGATGAAACTTGTCAATTCCGTGTTGGACCGGGAAAAATTAGATTTGTCATGCACTTCATACGATGGCACCAATTTTTATACATTCATCGGTTCTTTTAACACGCGTTGCGCAATTGCGAAAAGAGGGAAAAACAAACAGGGGCGCGGTGATCTCAGGCAAATTAATTATGCCTTGTTCTGTACACGCAAAGACCACTTCCCACTATATTTCGATGTGTTCGAAGGCAATCGTCATGATTCAAAGGAGTTTGAGGTCTTGATTGACCGTTTTTTCCAAGCCTTTAAAAACAGGGCCCCAAAAGGCGATGGCATGACGATTGTATTTGATAAGGGCAATAACTCCAGCGAAAATTTGAACAGATTTATCAGGGATTCCGGTTTTCATTTTGTGGGTTCGGTAAAACCGGATGATCATAAAGAACTGGCCACAATCTCCAATAACGATAAACGTTTTGAGCCCTTATCACATCCGCGGCTTGATCAGGTGAAGGCCTTTCGTACACATAAAAGAATATACGGAAAGGATCTTACCGTTGTGGTTACATTCAACGACAACCTTTATGTTTCACAGGTGAAGTCCATTAATAATGAAATCAACAAAAGCATGGGCAAACTCGACGCTATCGCCGCCAAATTAGACGACCGAGCAGCGGGTATAATAACCAGAGGCAAAAAACCGACGAAAGAGTCTATTCATAACCAGGTGTCAAGAGCACTTTCCGGGCAACATATGAAAAACCTGATAGAAACAGTGATCGGTGAACGCGATGGCATGCCGACACTATCCTATAAAATAAATACGGATGAATATGCCAGGCTTGCCGATACATATCTGGGCAAAAACATTATTATCACAGACAACCATAACTGGACGACAGAAGATATCGTTGTGACGTACCGGAGCCAGTACGTTATAGAGGATGTTTTCAAACAGATGAAAGACAGGAACACGGGCACCTGGTGGCCCATGTATCATTGGACCGATAATATGATAAGAGTTCATGGGTTTTATTGCTCATTATCGCTGCTGCTTCGTGCCTTGATTATGAAAAAAGCCAAAGAATCCGGGCTCCCCATGTCGATAAACAAATTGCATGATAAGCTTTTCGGAATCCGTGAAGTGTTGAATATATTTTCGAAAAAGAAGAATAAACAGAAAGCCCAATCCGTTGTTTCCAAACTGGATGAGGTGCAAGAAGAGCTTTTCAATTTATTTGAAATGAAAAAGTATTTGGCAAGTTAGGGAGGACGCTTGATGTAATATATAATATATTATATCAAAATGTTATGTATTTGATTTTTGATAAATCGTAAACTCAGGTTAGAGTCTCAATTTCGCCCCCAAAATCAGCGCTGTAAGCAGCAAGTGACTCCTGTAAGGCGTACACGGCACCGTTTTCTTTTCTGCGAATTTGTCGATGCCTGGCCTTTAATCCAAGGTTGGCCTTGACATTCTCAACAAATTCGGCAGACCCTGCTGCTATGCCTTCGCTCCAGATCTTTTCCCGGTTGGTGCCCGCCTCGATATAATCCTCCACCCAGTGTTCATAGCTGTCAGTCAGTGTTTTCTCATCTACATCCAGCACTTGCTTTAATCGATCCCGGGCTATTATTCTATATCGCCGGGGCGGGTCAACGATTTCATGCCATCCCCCGTGCCTCCATTTTCGGGGATGCGCTACAACTCCCGCCCTGACCATGTTCAGATCTATATATATTAAACATCGGACAAGATGCTCATCTGTATCCACGGCAGTCGCGTGGTAGCGGTCTTCCCAAAAGGCCCCTTTCCTGTTTTTCCGCTGATTATATTCCTGTCCGACTCGGCCTGCCACAAGCTGCATGGCCCGGGGGATTGATTCACGATCATGGTTGCTGTGCACCAGAAGATGAATGTGGTTTGAAGTCACAGTATAGTTCAGGACCTCCAGGCCGTAGCGTTTTCGGGCTTCAAAAAGCCATCTGATCCAGGCCCTGCGATCTGTGGCAAATTTCAGCAAAAATTCCTTTTTATGGCATCGGTGCGTAATATGCCACACATGGTCCGGCAAAAAATATCTGTTAGCTCTGGGCATAGGCTCCTTAATTCGACATTTTGAGTGCCAAAATAGGTATTCTAAGGCAGTTTCAAGGCTTTGTAAATGATCTTTAATAAATAAGTTCAATGATTTAAACAGGTCCGACCCCATTCATAGACCCATTCATAGAGGCGTTCAATTTGTGCTGCAACGGAGCTGATATGAAAACATTTTTCAAATCGCCGGCGCGCCGCCTCGCCCATCTGCCGGCAGGCGGATACTTGCCCGCGCATGGTGTTAATGGCTTCTGCCAAGGCAACTGCATCTGCCGGCGGCACCTGCATGCCGGTAACACCGTCTATGTTCACCTCGTTTACGCCGGAGCCGGCGATTTTAGTTGTCAAAAGCGGCTTGCCAAGGCTCATGGCCTCTAAGAGGACCATGCCGAACGCCTCTGTGCGTTCAATAGAGGGGAGGCAGAACAGGTCACAGTCTGAAAAGAGCTGCCTTAAACGATCCGTATCCACCTGACCCGGAAGAACGACCCGATCCTGCAGGCCTTTTTGCGAAACCAGTTTTTTAATACTGAGATAGCGCGGGCCATCGCCCACTAAAATGAATTTGGCATCCGGCACTTTTTCCGCGGCTGCAACCAGGTACTCAAACCCCTTGTAATAGGCAAACCGGCCCACGCTAAGCACTTTGAAGGACGAATCCGGTTTTGACGGCTTACCGCCTGAAAGACTGCCTTCCAGTCGCGCCGGGTTTATTCCCAGGGGAACGACCTGGATTTTTTCCTTAAATCCTGAAAGCGGCCGGCTGGCATGCAGATAGGCATTAGACGTCGCGATTACGCGGTCCGCTTTTTTGAGCAGCAAAGCCTCCCAGGGCTTGTAAAAATTATACAAGAGCCCCATTTTCCGATCGATCGGCGAGGCCACCACATCGGCGTGCCAATGCAGCACCAGCGGGCACAGCTTTTTGATAAATAACAGCCAAAACGCAGAAATATTGGGCAGATGCGCGTGAATCACATCCGGCCTAAACGTTCGTATGGATGAAAGAAGGTGCAGCGGGAATTCAGGGGTTAGCGGCGCATAGGCGGCCTGGCCGAAGGTCCGGATCCGCCTCACTTTTACCCCATTAATTTGTTCCCGGCAGGTGGGTTTATTAAATTCAGATTGATGGGCCAGGACGCATACCTCATGGCCCTGCCGGACCTGCTCCTCGGCCAGATCACACACAAAACTCTCAATGCCGCCGGGCTCGGGCGGATAGAATTTGGAAATATGGAGGATTTTCAAAAGCGGCCCAATTTATTGCTTAGACAGTAAAGATTTAATATGTTAATGGGTTTGTAAAAAGCGGTTTATTCCGCCGCCGCGGTATTTTTGCAGAAAGTAACCCTGAGAAGCGTCCGCATTGCCAGAAAAGCGTCCGCATTGTCATTTCGAGCGCCAGCGAGAAATCTTTTACAAACAAGATTCCTCGTCGCTTGCGCTTCTCGGAATGACAGCAGCGGAAGTGTCTGGAATAAAAGTACATGCTGCCCCCCCTTTTTGAAAAAGCGGGGATTTGGGGGATTTATAATGGGCCATGATGAAAATCCCCCTAAATCCCCCTTTCAAAAGGGGGAGTTAAAGGATTCGGTCCTTTTTTTATAAACCTTTTACAATTTTTATAAACCTTTGCCAAAGTCAGAGGCACTGAGTTTTTTAAAACTTGAACTGTGAACCGTGAACCTTGAACTCAAAATTACTTAGAAACTAAACATCTATTCACACCATAACCGAGAACATATGTCAAGCAGGCATGATCTGCCGCTAAAATCGGGCAAAAATACTTTGGTCGTCATACCGGCGTGGAACGAGTCAGGAAGCATTCAGGATGTGGTCCGTTCCGTATGGGAACTGTCCGGCCTGAAAGTCCTGGTGGTGGATGATGCGAGCAGTGACGGCA encodes the following:
- a CDS encoding IS1634 family transposase translates to MAYITRKKIKGITYYYAEESERRDGKSRRKWQKYLGPLHKIIEAVEGEPLKPDYAEIFQLGGPAAYLNTSEQIKMIQTLDSVLPKRNQGPSIGFYLTLAAINRGIDAVSKRSMWPWFQDTILFRAFPEVNKASLSSQRFWDNMSAITEDKIKCAWMKLVNSVLDREKLDLSCTSYDGTNFYTFIGSFNTRCAIAKRGKNKQGRGDLRQINYALFCTRKDHFPLYFDVFEGNRHDSKEFEVLIDRFFQAFKNRAPKGDGMTIVFDKGNNSSENLNRFIRDSGFHFVGSVKPDDHKELATISNNDKRFEPLSHPRLDQVKAFRTHKRIYGKDLTVVVTFNDNLYVSQVKSINNEINKSMGKLDAIAAKLDDRAAGIITRGKKPTKESIHNQVSRALSGQHMKNLIETVIGERDGMPTLSYKINTDEYARLADTYLGKNIIITDNHNWTTEDIVVTYRSQYVIEDVFKQMKDRNTGTWWPMYHWTDNMIRVHGFYCSLSLLLRALIMKKAKESGLPMSINKLHDKLFGIREVLNIFSKKKNKQKAQSVVSKLDEVQEELFNLFEMKKYLAS
- a CDS encoding transposase; translated protein: MPRANRYFLPDHVWHITHRCHKKEFLLKFATDRRAWIRWLFEARKRYGLEVLNYTVTSNHIHLLVHSNHDRESIPRAMQLVAGRVGQEYNQRKNRKGAFWEDRYHATAVDTDEHLVRCLIYIDLNMVRAGVVAHPRKWRHGGWHEIVDPPRRYRIIARDRLKQVLDVDEKTLTDSYEHWVEDYIEAGTNREKIWSEGIAAGSAEFVENVKANLGLKARHRQIRRKENGAVYALQESLAAYSADFGGEIETLT
- a CDS encoding glycosyltransferase; this translates as MKILHISKFYPPEPGGIESFVCDLAEEQVRQGHEVCVLAHQSEFNKPTCREQINGVKVRRIRTFGQAAYAPLTPEFPLHLLSSIRTFRPDVIHAHLPNISAFWLLFIKKLCPLVLHWHADVVASPIDRKMGLLYNFYKPWEALLLKKADRVIATSNAYLHASRPLSGFKEKIQVVPLGINPARLEGSLSGGKPSKPDSSFKVLSVGRFAYYKGFEYLVAAAEKVPDAKFILVGDGPRYLSIKKLVSQKGLQDRVVLPGQVDTDRLRQLFSDCDLFCLPSIERTEAFGMVLLEAMSLGKPLLTTKIAGSGVNEVNIDGVTGMQVPPADAVALAEAINTMRGQVSACRQMGEAARRRFEKCFHISSVAAQIERLYEWVYEWGRTCLNH